One window of the Archangium primigenium genome contains the following:
- a CDS encoding peptidase inhibitor family I36 protein, with translation MRNGQRKNVGLLAVAGLVASATLLQPTGVSAAVSSPCPWSNTLCLFEGENYTGAVFNVRALNPRAGTCVNLPEHGWEGRAHSAINTNSATAAMFLNENCVGGPAPVQGSIPSLGFTPKSVWVY, from the coding sequence ATGCGGAATGGACAGCGGAAGAACGTGGGCTTGCTCGCGGTGGCCGGGCTGGTGGCGAGCGCGACGCTGCTGCAGCCCACGGGAGTGTCGGCGGCGGTCAGCTCGCCGTGTCCCTGGTCGAACACGCTCTGCCTGTTCGAGGGTGAGAACTACACGGGCGCGGTCTTCAACGTGCGGGCGCTCAACCCGCGCGCGGGCACCTGCGTCAACCTGCCGGAGCATGGCTGGGAGGGCCGGGCGCACTCGGCCATCAACACCAACAGCGCCACCGCGGCCATGTTCCTCAACGAGAACTGTGTCGGCGGGCCGGCGCCCGTCCAGGGGTCGATCCCCTCCCTGGGCTTCACGCCCAAGAGCGTCTGGGTCTACTGA
- a CDS encoding DUF6310 domain-containing protein: MLSAVGAAVVGFGVCVLAAPEIALGAVIVTGGVVVGFAIQEALDAYESKRNAPSGELQTKRRRKPKPEGPDIPPPWPPGLSEQERRFRCEPIPVKHRGGDDAHDRCADMFPPNRYPGMDVLVDGKHFDALQVGARVLWEIKTDQFGTYSDFLRGQVIRTQVEELRAERDIATSCGYGFVVGVSTEEHKEALEFQALDLQIVVTGCPR; the protein is encoded by the coding sequence ATGCTCAGCGCCGTGGGCGCGGCTGTCGTGGGGTTCGGTGTCTGCGTCTTGGCGGCACCGGAGATCGCCTTGGGGGCCGTGATCGTGACAGGCGGAGTGGTCGTGGGATTCGCGATCCAGGAGGCGCTGGACGCATATGAATCGAAGAGGAACGCTCCGTCCGGGGAACTTCAGACAAAGAGAAGGCGGAAGCCCAAGCCGGAAGGCCCTGACATCCCTCCGCCATGGCCTCCCGGACTCTCGGAACAGGAGCGCCGCTTCAGATGCGAGCCCATCCCGGTGAAGCACCGGGGCGGGGACGACGCGCATGATCGATGCGCCGACATGTTTCCGCCCAACCGCTATCCGGGAATGGACGTGCTCGTCGATGGCAAGCACTTCGACGCACTGCAAGTGGGGGCGCGCGTGCTGTGGGAGATCAAGACCGACCAGTTTGGCACGTACAGTGACTTCCTCCGCGGACAGGTGATCCGCACCCAGGTGGAAGAGCTTCGGGCGGAACGCGACATCGCCACGTCTTGTGGGTACGGTTTCGTCGTGGGCGTGAGCACGGAAGAGCACAAAGAAGCCCTGGAGTTCCAGGCGCTTGACCTCCAGATCGTCGTCACGGGGTGTCCGCGATGA
- a CDS encoding aminotransferase class I/II-fold pyridoxal phosphate-dependent enzyme: MVRPARHIENVRYAIRNVVAEAHRLETQGRRILYLNIGDPLKFDFQTPPHLIEAVSRAMRDGHNGYAPSAGILTAREAIARECTDKGIAVSPDDVVVTSGASEALELALTALLEPGERVLLPCPGYPLYGALMAKLNTVGVPYTLDEEHDWSLDLEEIDRLCTPDTRAILLCNPNNPTGAVLGREVLQGLLEIARRRNLVVLSDEIYDKLIYDKAHVPTAALATDVPILTFNGLTKAYLTCGWRVGWLVFNNAHLMPELRAAVLRLADARLCSSGPQQHAIAPALDGPQEHIQEMMTRLRARRDLTVRRINAIPGLSMQEPSSAFYAMPRMQLPGVTSDEAFVMSLLRETGVLFVHGSGFGQKEGTQHFRIVFLPQEEVLTAAFDRLEAYVREHHPV, from the coding sequence TTGGTCCGCCCCGCCCGTCACATCGAGAATGTCCGCTACGCCATCCGCAATGTCGTGGCCGAAGCCCACCGCCTGGAGACCCAGGGTCGGCGCATCCTCTACCTCAACATCGGGGATCCGCTGAAGTTCGACTTCCAGACGCCGCCGCACCTCATCGAGGCGGTGAGCCGGGCCATGCGGGACGGACACAACGGCTACGCGCCCTCGGCGGGCATCCTCACCGCGCGCGAGGCCATCGCCCGCGAGTGCACGGACAAGGGCATCGCCGTGTCCCCGGACGACGTGGTGGTGACGTCCGGCGCGAGCGAGGCGCTGGAGCTGGCGCTCACGGCGCTCCTGGAGCCCGGCGAGCGGGTGCTGCTGCCCTGCCCCGGCTACCCGCTCTATGGGGCGCTGATGGCCAAGCTCAACACCGTGGGCGTGCCCTACACGCTCGACGAGGAGCACGACTGGTCGTTGGACCTGGAGGAGATCGACCGGCTGTGCACGCCCGACACGCGCGCCATCCTGCTGTGCAATCCCAACAACCCCACGGGCGCGGTGCTCGGCCGCGAGGTGTTGCAGGGGCTGCTGGAGATCGCGCGGCGGCGCAACCTGGTCGTCCTGTCGGATGAGATCTACGACAAGCTCATCTACGACAAGGCGCACGTGCCCACGGCGGCGCTCGCCACGGACGTGCCCATCCTGACGTTCAATGGCCTGACCAAGGCGTACCTCACGTGTGGCTGGCGCGTGGGCTGGCTCGTCTTCAACAACGCGCACCTGATGCCGGAGCTGCGCGCGGCGGTGCTGCGGCTGGCGGACGCGCGGCTGTGCTCGTCCGGGCCGCAGCAGCACGCCATCGCGCCCGCGCTGGACGGGCCCCAGGAGCACATCCAGGAGATGATGACGCGGCTGCGCGCGCGGAGGGATTTGACCGTGCGGCGGATCAACGCCATCCCCGGCCTGAGCATGCAGGAGCCGTCCTCGGCCTTCTACGCCATGCCGCGCATGCAACTGCCCGGGGTCACGTCGGACGAGGCCTTCGTGATGTCGCTCCTGCGCGAGACGGGCGTGCTGTTCGTGCACGGCAGTGGCTTCGGGCAGAAGGAAGGCACGCAGCACTTCCGCATCGTGTTCCTGCCCCAGGAGGAGGTCCTCACCGCCGCCTTCGACCGGCTGGAGGCCTACGTGCGCGAGCACCACCCGGTGTGA
- a CDS encoding M28 family peptidase gives MRAPSAVLLGLALGWAACATHVSLEETSLARAGAFAEGVERARLVADIDALVAAHAEDTPLPCDLFEPGTDSTRRPVCHLTRDRARELVRARLESLGLRVTTHQVDDPRFPTTNLIAEIPGTELPGEVVLVGAHYDSFFLGADDNSSGVAAMLELARLAAGQRFRRTVRFIGFDLEELGLVGSTRYVRAFPDERIVASLVFDCVGYRSQEPGSQKGLPGFPLPPRGDFLAAIANEASRPQVEELKLLGARLQHVAVVAIVTPQDGSGPASGNLMRSDHAPFWLTGQNALFLTDTANFRNPHYHLASDVPDTLDPDFLTGVTRLSAAGIAYWAEGPLP, from the coding sequence ATGAGAGCACCGTCCGCCGTCCTGCTGGGACTGGCCCTGGGCTGGGCCGCGTGCGCCACGCACGTGTCCCTGGAGGAGACATCGCTCGCGCGCGCGGGCGCCTTCGCCGAGGGCGTGGAGCGCGCGCGACTCGTGGCGGACATCGACGCGCTCGTCGCCGCGCATGCCGAGGACACGCCCCTGCCGTGCGACCTGTTCGAGCCGGGCACCGACAGCACCCGCCGGCCCGTGTGCCACCTCACCCGGGACCGCGCGCGGGAGCTCGTGCGCGCGCGCCTGGAGTCCCTGGGCCTGCGCGTCACCACGCATCAGGTGGACGATCCGCGCTTTCCCACCACCAACCTCATCGCGGAGATCCCTGGCACCGAGCTGCCCGGCGAGGTGGTGCTGGTGGGCGCCCACTACGACTCCTTCTTCCTCGGCGCGGACGACAACAGCTCGGGCGTGGCGGCGATGCTGGAGCTGGCCCGGCTCGCCGCGGGCCAGCGCTTCCGGCGCACCGTGCGCTTCATCGGCTTCGACCTGGAGGAGCTGGGCCTGGTGGGCAGCACCCGCTACGTGCGCGCCTTCCCGGACGAGCGCATCGTCGCCTCGCTCGTGTTCGACTGCGTGGGCTACCGCAGCCAGGAGCCCGGCTCGCAGAAGGGCCTGCCCGGCTTCCCCCTGCCGCCCCGGGGGGACTTCCTCGCCGCCATCGCCAACGAGGCCTCGCGCCCCCAGGTGGAGGAGCTCAAGCTGCTGGGCGCGCGGCTCCAGCACGTGGCCGTCGTCGCCATCGTGACGCCCCAGGATGGCTCGGGGCCGGCCTCGGGCAACCTCATGCGCAGCGACCACGCGCCCTTCTGGCTCACCGGACAGAACGCCCTGTTCCTCACCGACACCGCCAACTTCCGCAACCCCCACTACCACCTCGCCTCCGACGTGCCCGACACGCTCGACCCGGACTTCCTCACCGGCGTCACCCGGCTGTCCGCCGCCGGCATCGCCTACTGGGCGGAAGGCCCCCTGCCATGA
- a CDS encoding VOC family protein, whose protein sequence is MKIKLTSVLVDDQAKALAFYTEKLGFLKKNDIPMGPYRWLTVVSPSEPDGAEVVLEPMAHAFSKTYQRELYSAGIPLTAFFVEDLASEFTRLKALGVVFANEPMSIPGGPTVAKIDDTCGNFLQLVQV, encoded by the coding sequence ATGAAGATCAAACTGACGAGCGTGCTGGTGGATGATCAGGCCAAGGCGCTGGCCTTCTATACGGAGAAGCTCGGCTTCCTGAAGAAGAACGACATCCCCATGGGGCCCTACCGGTGGTTGACCGTCGTCTCGCCCTCGGAGCCCGACGGCGCCGAGGTGGTGCTCGAGCCCATGGCCCATGCGTTCTCCAAGACGTACCAGCGGGAGCTCTATTCGGCGGGCATCCCCCTCACCGCGTTCTTCGTCGAGGACCTCGCGAGCGAGTTCACCCGGCTCAAGGCCCTGGGCGTGGTGTTCGCGAACGAGCCCATGTCCATCCCCGGTGGACCCACGGTCGCCAAGATCGATGACACCTGCGGCAACTTCCTCCAGCTCGTGCAGGTGTGA
- a CDS encoding DUF5953 family protein, producing the protein MSQRRTLGLIVYAPEFADNDERALAAVHGMERALPDVHLAWKVSREGQPIALPRRDAWLTQETRKGAFPLVCNGDDRSPMTIYGLRTPPRQAPGGQPLSDIHAELPLDESVLPFAGNVLEGVAEGARAFWGHATPFRAGVEIARQTVDSVHKPGTPPRGLPALKLPEQMRSPAVPQRLGWLNYWSEAASRAIGFPDFARDADLLARSRRTALGGWIVQLTEAPLDLDNSEHLDILQRAYASFPEIGGRASP; encoded by the coding sequence ATGAGTCAGCGAAGGACGCTGGGGCTCATCGTCTATGCCCCCGAGTTCGCGGACAATGACGAGCGTGCGCTCGCCGCTGTTCACGGCATGGAGCGGGCGCTTCCCGATGTGCATCTGGCGTGGAAGGTCTCGCGGGAAGGGCAGCCCATCGCATTGCCTCGGCGTGATGCATGGCTCACGCAAGAAACGCGGAAGGGGGCATTCCCGTTGGTGTGCAACGGTGACGACCGTTCTCCCATGACGATTTATGGGCTCCGGACGCCGCCTCGTCAGGCGCCGGGGGGTCAACCGCTGTCGGACATCCACGCCGAGCTGCCACTGGACGAGTCCGTGCTCCCATTCGCGGGGAATGTGCTTGAAGGCGTCGCGGAGGGAGCACGGGCGTTCTGGGGACACGCGACACCGTTTCGCGCGGGAGTGGAGATCGCACGGCAAACAGTGGACTCAGTGCACAAGCCAGGAACTCCACCCCGAGGACTTCCCGCGCTCAAGCTTCCAGAGCAGATGCGCTCGCCCGCGGTTCCGCAGCGACTCGGGTGGTTGAATTACTGGTCGGAAGCCGCCTCACGGGCCATTGGCTTTCCGGATTTCGCCCGCGACGCGGATCTCCTCGCGCGCTCACGTCGTACCGCGTTGGGCGGATGGATTGTTCAACTCACCGAGGCGCCCCTCGACCTGGACAACTCCGAGCATCTAGACATCCTCCAACGGGCCTATGCGTCCTTTCCAGAAATAGGTGGACGCGCATCCCCTTGA
- a CDS encoding prephenate dehydrogenase/arogenate dehydrogenase family protein, with protein sequence MTTVAIVGFGRFGRALGGLLEEAQVPWRAWDPVADIPAPHRAASSREALRDATHVVVAVPVALMRHVLLDLSPALRPEQLVMDVGSVKVRPVQALTEVLGTRVPWVGTHPLFGPLSLAMAERPLHVVLCPNPLHPEAAARARAFYERLGCELIEQSPEGHDRVMAHTHALTFFVAKGMVDAGSGVNVPFAPASFRSLSRTIQLVRSDAGHLFSAIQHENPFAREARGHLLEALQNVHRELDAQPAEVGFPEEPPLAPPALETGLPELQETRALIDQVDQELVALLARRAELARRALKAKAQAGQPVPDPAREEAMLGARREWAQARGLEPDGVEALFRAILRFSRRAQQERSGPT encoded by the coding sequence ATGACGACGGTCGCCATCGTGGGATTCGGACGCTTCGGCCGCGCGCTCGGCGGCTTGTTGGAGGAGGCCCAGGTCCCCTGGCGGGCGTGGGATCCGGTGGCGGACATCCCCGCGCCCCACCGCGCGGCCTCGAGCCGCGAGGCCCTCCGGGACGCCACCCACGTGGTGGTGGCCGTGCCCGTGGCGCTCATGCGGCACGTGCTCCTGGACCTGAGCCCCGCCCTGCGCCCCGAGCAGCTCGTGATGGACGTGGGCAGCGTCAAGGTGCGGCCCGTGCAGGCCCTCACCGAGGTGCTCGGCACGCGGGTGCCCTGGGTGGGGACGCATCCGCTCTTCGGGCCGCTGAGCCTCGCCATGGCCGAGCGGCCCCTGCACGTGGTGCTCTGTCCCAACCCCCTGCACCCCGAGGCCGCCGCCCGCGCACGCGCTTTCTACGAGCGCCTGGGCTGCGAGCTCATCGAGCAGAGCCCCGAGGGGCATGACCGGGTGATGGCCCACACCCACGCGCTCACCTTCTTCGTGGCCAAGGGCATGGTGGACGCGGGCTCGGGGGTCAACGTGCCCTTCGCGCCCGCCAGCTTCCGCTCGCTCTCGCGCACCATCCAGTTGGTGCGCTCGGACGCGGGCCACCTCTTCAGCGCCATCCAGCACGAGAACCCCTTCGCCCGCGAGGCCCGGGGCCACCTGCTCGAGGCGCTCCAGAACGTCCACCGCGAGCTGGACGCCCAGCCCGCCGAGGTGGGCTTTCCCGAGGAGCCGCCCCTCGCCCCACCCGCGCTCGAGACGGGCCTGCCCGAGCTCCAGGAGACACGCGCGCTCATCGACCAGGTGGACCAGGAGCTGGTGGCGCTCCTGGCGCGACGCGCGGAGCTGGCGCGGCGCGCGCTCAAGGCCAAGGCCCAGGCGGGTCAGCCCGTGCCGGACCCCGCCCGCGAGGAAGCCATGCTCGGCGCGCGGCGGGAGTGGGCCCAGGCCCGCGGTCTGGAACCCGACGGCGTGGAGGCCCTCTTCCGCGCCATCCTGCGCTTCTCCCGGCGCGCCCAACAGGAACGGAGTGGACCCACATGA
- a CDS encoding Ig-like domain-containing protein, giving the protein MSLWLQRGGRVLVLGFALLGGCGEGTEGEPGSPPASSSRVSVEFLAPQEMAVTRGDLGIALNVRGGVPERMDLYVDEGWVTQLEAASYRWDTRDWPEGEHALSVRVASGTQGFTTPKRKVVVDRTPPRIVSRQPAAGARSVRKGDPIVLEFSEPLEPSAVDTLWLEAQAAGDFPRTLRAPRLSEDRKTLSFADVTDASWMPYTLSVVVRGVVADGVGNQGTPASEAWSWQVTGY; this is encoded by the coding sequence ATGTCTTTGTGGTTGCAACGAGGCGGTCGTGTCCTGGTGCTGGGGTTCGCGCTGCTGGGGGGCTGTGGGGAAGGGACGGAGGGCGAGCCCGGTTCGCCGCCCGCGTCGTCCTCCCGGGTGAGCGTGGAGTTTCTCGCGCCCCAGGAAATGGCCGTCACGCGCGGTGACCTGGGCATCGCCCTGAATGTGCGGGGGGGCGTGCCGGAGCGGATGGACCTCTATGTGGACGAGGGCTGGGTGACCCAACTCGAGGCGGCCAGCTACCGGTGGGACACCCGGGACTGGCCCGAGGGCGAGCACGCGCTGTCGGTCCGGGTGGCGTCGGGCACCCAGGGCTTCACGACGCCCAAGCGCAAGGTGGTGGTGGATCGCACACCGCCGCGCATCGTCTCGCGTCAGCCCGCGGCCGGCGCGAGGTCGGTCCGCAAGGGCGACCCCATCGTCCTGGAGTTCTCCGAGCCCCTGGAGCCCTCGGCCGTGGACACCCTGTGGCTGGAGGCGCAGGCGGCGGGCGATTTCCCGCGCACCCTGCGCGCGCCGCGCCTGTCCGAGGACCGCAAGACCCTCAGCTTCGCGGACGTGACGGACGCGTCGTGGATGCCCTACACCCTGTCCGTCGTCGTGCGCGGGGTCGTGGCGGATGGCGTGGGCAACCAGGGCACGCCGGCGTCCGAGGCCTGGTCCTGGCAGGTGACCGGCTACTGA
- a CDS encoding U32 family peptidase produces the protein MPPRRPEILAPAGDLDSLRAALASGADAVYFGLDEGFNARARANNFSVDTLAETMALVHRAGARAYLTLNTLIFEPELPGVEKLLRSIARAGVDALIVQDPAITLLARAVCPQLELHASTQMTVSSAEGIRFARALGVTRVVVPRELSTSEIRRLASQTDMELEVFIHGALCMSWSGQCLTSEAWGGRSANRGQCAQSCRLPYDLVVDGQTRELGDVRYLLSPKDLAGVRAVPELVDIGVHSLKIEGRLKGPQYVTTTVQGYRRWVDGVVAGQPDEAQLARDLADMSLTYSRGVSNGFLGGSDHQTLVEGRFPKHRGLFLGRVRSVSGKDVRVTRDERPWTGALGLGEARPEGPQGAVSAPIGEPTPAELEPRPGMGVVFDASAPEDKHEPGGPIFRVERQGADWVLGFGHPGPDLGRVAPGQRVWLNSDPALVRRTEALLAQGEPEGRVPLALTVSGAEGAPLRVHARAWGHEASAESPTLLTPSKGKGLDEALLRDKLGACGGTPFTLAGLDVSALPPGLHLPVSELKALRRDVVAGLLPQLERGPRRTVTDTPVLAAVRAEALARVPEAPPDTAPRLLPLCRDDAQLDAVIAAGLGEVELDWMELVGLQRAVERARAAGLRVTIATLRVQKPGEEGYDTRLDKLRPDAVLVRHWGAMMHFLERPAGGPRPVLHGDFSLNVTNSLTAAHLLGLGLDTLTVSHDLDEAQLFALLAEAPAHRFAVALHHHIATYHTEHCVYSHTLSNGRDFKSCGRPCEKHQVSLRDRIGLEHPVIVDVGCRNTVFNAQAQSAASLVPRLLERGVRRFRVEFVRESREEATRVLAAYQELLAGRCAPAEAVRRAAVHEQFGVTRGTMKVLG, from the coding sequence ATGCCTCCCCGCCGTCCGGAAATCCTCGCCCCCGCGGGCGACCTCGACTCCCTGCGCGCCGCGCTCGCCAGCGGCGCGGACGCCGTCTATTTCGGGCTCGACGAGGGCTTCAACGCCCGCGCCCGCGCCAACAACTTCTCCGTCGACACGCTCGCGGAGACCATGGCGCTGGTGCACCGCGCCGGGGCGCGCGCCTACCTCACGCTCAACACGCTCATCTTCGAGCCCGAATTGCCCGGCGTGGAGAAGCTCCTGCGGAGCATCGCCCGGGCCGGCGTGGACGCGCTCATCGTGCAGGACCCCGCCATCACCCTGCTCGCGCGCGCCGTGTGCCCCCAGCTGGAGCTGCACGCCTCCACGCAGATGACCGTCTCCAGCGCGGAGGGCATCCGCTTCGCCCGGGCGCTCGGCGTCACGCGCGTGGTGGTGCCCCGCGAGCTGTCCACCTCGGAGATCCGCCGGCTGGCGAGCCAGACGGACATGGAGCTGGAGGTCTTCATCCACGGCGCGCTCTGCATGTCCTGGAGCGGCCAGTGCCTCACGAGCGAGGCGTGGGGCGGACGCTCGGCCAACCGGGGCCAGTGCGCCCAGTCCTGCCGCCTGCCGTATGACCTGGTGGTGGACGGCCAGACGCGCGAGCTGGGCGACGTGCGCTACCTGCTCAGCCCCAAGGACCTGGCCGGCGTGCGCGCGGTGCCAGAGCTGGTGGACATTGGCGTGCACAGCCTGAAGATCGAGGGCCGCCTCAAGGGGCCCCAGTACGTCACCACCACCGTGCAGGGCTACCGCCGCTGGGTGGACGGGGTCGTCGCGGGCCAGCCCGACGAGGCGCAGCTCGCGCGGGACCTGGCCGACATGTCCCTCACCTACAGCCGTGGCGTGTCCAACGGCTTCCTCGGGGGCTCGGACCACCAGACGCTCGTGGAGGGGCGCTTTCCCAAGCACCGGGGCCTGTTCCTCGGCCGCGTGCGCTCCGTGTCCGGCAAGGACGTGCGCGTCACCCGGGACGAGCGGCCGTGGACGGGTGCGCTCGGCCTCGGCGAGGCGCGGCCCGAGGGGCCCCAGGGCGCCGTGTCCGCGCCGATCGGCGAGCCCACGCCCGCCGAGCTGGAGCCACGCCCGGGCATGGGCGTGGTGTTCGACGCGAGCGCCCCCGAGGACAAGCACGAGCCCGGAGGCCCCATCTTCCGCGTCGAGCGGCAGGGCGCGGACTGGGTGCTCGGCTTCGGCCATCCGGGACCGGACCTGGGACGGGTGGCGCCCGGCCAGCGCGTCTGGCTCAACAGCGATCCCGCGCTCGTGCGCCGCACCGAGGCCCTGCTGGCCCAGGGCGAGCCCGAGGGCCGCGTGCCCCTCGCCCTCACGGTCTCCGGCGCCGAGGGCGCGCCCCTGCGCGTGCACGCGCGCGCCTGGGGCCACGAGGCCTCCGCCGAGAGCCCCACCCTCCTCACCCCCTCCAAGGGCAAGGGCCTGGACGAGGCGCTCCTGCGCGACAAGCTGGGGGCCTGTGGCGGCACGCCCTTCACGCTCGCGGGCCTGGACGTCTCGGCGCTGCCGCCGGGCCTGCACCTGCCCGTGTCCGAGCTCAAGGCGCTGCGGCGCGACGTGGTGGCGGGCCTCCTGCCCCAGCTGGAGCGCGGCCCCCGGCGCACGGTGACGGACACGCCGGTGCTCGCCGCCGTGCGCGCCGAGGCGCTCGCCCGCGTGCCCGAGGCCCCGCCCGACACCGCGCCCCGGCTGTTGCCCCTGTGCCGCGACGACGCGCAGCTGGACGCCGTCATCGCCGCGGGCCTGGGCGAGGTGGAGCTGGACTGGATGGAGCTCGTGGGCCTGCAGCGCGCGGTGGAGCGGGCGCGCGCGGCCGGGCTGCGCGTGACGATCGCCACCCTGCGCGTGCAGAAGCCCGGCGAGGAGGGCTACGACACGCGCCTGGACAAGCTGCGGCCCGACGCGGTGCTCGTGCGCCACTGGGGCGCGATGATGCACTTCCTCGAGCGCCCCGCGGGCGGGCCCCGGCCCGTGCTCCATGGGGACTTCTCGCTCAACGTCACCAACTCGCTCACGGCGGCGCACCTGCTCGGCCTGGGCCTGGACACGCTCACCGTGTCGCACGACCTGGACGAGGCGCAGCTCTTCGCCCTGCTCGCCGAGGCCCCCGCGCACCGCTTCGCCGTGGCGCTGCACCACCACATCGCCACGTACCACACCGAGCACTGCGTCTATTCGCACACGCTCTCCAACGGGCGCGACTTCAAGAGCTGCGGCCGGCCCTGCGAGAAGCACCAGGTGTCCCTGCGGGATCGCATCGGGCTGGAGCACCCGGTCATCGTGGACGTGGGCTGCCGCAACACGGTGTTCAACGCCCAGGCGCAGAGCGCCGCTTCGCTGGTGCCCCGGCTGCTGGAGCGCGGCGTGCGGCGCTTCCGCGTGGAGTTCGTGCGCGAGTCGCGTGAGGAGGCCACGCGCGTGCTCGCCGCCTACCAGGAATTGCTCGCGGGCCGCTGCGCCCCGGCCGAGGCGGTGCGACGCGCCGCGGTGCACGAGCAGTTCGGCGTCACCCGCGGCACCATGAAGGTCCTGGGCTGA
- a CDS encoding SRPBCC family protein → MHRARTRGAPGAFPAPGTVRFERLLPGPVERLWAYLTDSDKRGQWLATGAMEPWVGGRIAHVFRHADLGSSPEPIPERYQHMKDGHAFTGRITRYEPPHVLAYTWGDAPDASEVTFDLSPRGADVLLVLTHRLLGARRERVSVAGGWHTHLELLEDRLHGRVPPSFWAVHSAREAEYERVLAGEE, encoded by the coding sequence ATGCACCGCGCCCGGACCCGCGGCGCGCCCGGCGCCTTTCCCGCGCCCGGCACGGTCCGCTTCGAGCGGCTGCTGCCCGGGCCCGTGGAGCGGCTCTGGGCCTACCTCACGGACTCGGACAAGCGGGGCCAGTGGCTGGCCACCGGGGCGATGGAGCCCTGGGTGGGCGGGCGCATCGCGCACGTCTTCCGCCACGCGGACCTCGGCTCATCGCCCGAGCCCATCCCCGAGCGCTACCAGCACATGAAGGACGGCCATGCCTTCACCGGCCGCATCACCCGCTATGAGCCGCCCCACGTGCTGGCCTACACCTGGGGCGACGCGCCCGACGCCTCCGAGGTCACCTTCGACCTGAGCCCCCGGGGCGCGGACGTGCTGCTCGTGCTCACCCACCGGCTGCTCGGCGCGCGCCGCGAGCGCGTCAGTGTCGCGGGCGGCTGGCACACCCACCTGGAGCTCTTGGAGGACCGGCTCCATGGCCGGGTGCCTCCCTCGTTCTGGGCCGTCCACAGCGCCCGGGAGGCCGAGTACGAGCGGGTGCTCGCCGGGGAGGAGTAG
- a CDS encoding ArsR/SmtB family transcription factor, which translates to MVEHDSRALDEVFHALSDPTRRAMLRRLSAREHTVGELAEPFSMSLAAASKHVKTLERARLVRRTVRGRTHVCGLNPSPLAEANEWLRFYERYWTGRLDALEALLRAEDAATAKNPERKKKR; encoded by the coding sequence ATGGTTGAGCATGACTCCCGCGCGCTGGACGAGGTGTTCCACGCCCTGTCCGATCCGACGCGGCGGGCGATGTTGCGCCGCTTGAGCGCGCGGGAGCACACCGTGGGCGAGCTGGCCGAGCCTTTCTCCATGTCGCTCGCGGCGGCGTCCAAGCACGTCAAGACGCTCGAGCGGGCGCGGCTCGTGCGCCGCACGGTGCGCGGACGCACCCATGTCTGTGGACTCAACCCCTCGCCCCTGGCCGAGGCGAACGAATGGCTGCGCTTCTACGAGCGCTACTGGACCGGGCGGCTCGACGCGCTCGAGGCCCTGCTCCGGGCCGAGGACGCGGCGACCGCCAAGAACCCCGAAAGGAAGAAGAAGCGATGA